A window of Pirellula sp. SH-Sr6A contains these coding sequences:
- a CDS encoding amidohydrolase family protein — MKRKGLVLIAAWGFTFACQVTGLLADTLAIKGGTILTVSAGRMEDGTILIRDGKIESVGKDVPVPIEATVIDAKGKVVIPGFVEAHTSEGMGQSNERNDFVPFLSVVDSIDPVLDFFEESRRNGVTTIAIVPGNSTLVGGRSAILKTAGQYVDDMIVRRDAGVKVAMQPTNGSRMGHLARLRKELDKAKQSLEKRSKGELDSKESAKPESGEKKQDDAPKPDGNGADASQPENNAASEALYASKGLDVMMDVVAGKTPVFLYCDSAMDVANGKQLAKDYSLDCIFVLGRTAYKAVDLLKDAKHPVVLDKSLVFWESEPRTRMESKVVLPKVFLDAKVPFVFQTGDGGFRTTIGSSYLWYQAAVAVKAGMSEEAALRALTLTPAELLGVSELVGSIEAGKDADLVILSGKPLRTATWVEKTIVNGKVVYDRSNDDKLKRLLSPKAE, encoded by the coding sequence ATGAAACGCAAAGGTTTGGTTTTGATTGCTGCGTGGGGTTTCACCTTCGCTTGCCAGGTTACCGGATTGCTCGCGGATACTTTGGCGATAAAAGGTGGAACGATTCTGACCGTCTCGGCTGGTCGAATGGAAGACGGGACGATCCTCATTCGCGATGGAAAAATCGAATCCGTCGGTAAGGATGTTCCAGTTCCCATCGAAGCGACCGTGATCGATGCGAAAGGGAAAGTCGTCATTCCAGGGTTCGTGGAGGCGCATACTTCGGAAGGCATGGGGCAGTCGAACGAACGAAATGATTTTGTCCCCTTCCTTTCCGTCGTGGACTCGATAGATCCCGTGCTCGATTTCTTTGAAGAGTCGCGACGAAACGGAGTCACGACAATTGCGATCGTACCGGGGAATAGCACGCTCGTAGGAGGACGATCCGCAATTTTGAAGACTGCTGGGCAGTATGTCGACGACATGATCGTGCGGCGAGATGCGGGAGTAAAGGTGGCCATGCAACCAACCAACGGAAGCCGGATGGGGCATTTGGCTCGATTGCGAAAGGAACTCGACAAAGCAAAACAATCCTTGGAGAAGCGAAGCAAAGGAGAACTGGACTCGAAGGAGTCAGCCAAACCCGAAAGCGGTGAAAAGAAGCAAGACGATGCGCCGAAGCCCGATGGGAATGGTGCCGATGCTTCGCAGCCCGAGAACAATGCAGCTAGCGAAGCCTTGTATGCGTCCAAAGGCTTAGATGTGATGATGGACGTTGTTGCAGGAAAGACTCCGGTTTTCCTTTACTGCGATTCCGCGATGGATGTCGCCAACGGAAAGCAGCTCGCCAAGGACTACAGCCTCGATTGTATCTTCGTCCTGGGTAGAACCGCATACAAAGCAGTAGACCTGTTGAAAGATGCGAAGCATCCCGTTGTTCTTGACAAGAGTCTGGTCTTTTGGGAGTCGGAGCCTCGCACGCGGATGGAATCTAAAGTGGTACTACCCAAGGTTTTTCTGGATGCGAAGGTGCCGTTCGTTTTTCAAACCGGAGATGGCGGTTTCCGAACCACAATTGGTTCTAGCTACCTTTGGTATCAGGCGGCTGTGGCTGTGAAGGCGGGGATGTCGGAAGAAGCGGCTCTTCGGGCCTTGACTCTGACCCCGGCCGAATTGCTGGGGGTCTCGGAGCTAGTGGGTTCAATTGAAGCAGGAAAGGATGCGGATCTGGTAATTCTCTCTGGAAAACCACTTCGAACGGCGACTTGGGTCGAGAAGACAATTGTCAACGGGAAGGTCGTATACGATCGGTCCAACGACGACAAACTAAAGCGACTCTTATCCCCGAAAGCGGAGTAG
- a CDS encoding amidohydrolase family protein, which translates to MSASYRDSIRFLRSFALEQELDRVAPLRGSPRVYRHGAVYVLLPACSFLFRQTVCIMRASIRRSFHVMGWLCLLFLVTTLSSNTCISWVRTASIAGEPADIKVAVVNATILTMADQGTVPNGTLVVRGSKIEAVGGPDLPIPEGYQRIDAAGAYLTPGLIDLRSSLWLDASDLEASGNDGSLSIRDAIDPVDENWREILSTGVTAVYIQPSSRGAIGGRGILLSSWPDASASPKILSDAAGLQMSMGTSRSNRERLQRTNSLKAWLQGLVDYKKKWDEYESQLKKLESKKSETETKETGEKKQPAKDSGKEPSKESSDAAKTQEKAGEKPPEKPVKDSIKEQFLPLLAGKIPVRLEVHNINDLRFAQELMKGFPDVQWVLESLDELGRSTHELTKTSTPIVLQPISDAWFPGDASVLQATSNYPELLRKHKGVIGIGTFSGAARGSKSLRTVAASAVAAGMPLDRALQAITSVPAKLTQVEQQLGTLSPGKDATFVLFGGHPLDLTSPVLRVFTEGIDRTQELELNSKRPVSGDTSAKSHNGTEAKPMTLPDRLPESYEVISRRVWVDGQFIHAVIQVRDGKIASVQKVDSDVTELKSGIARFDVNDLPITPGLISPFATLGIANNAIAGAESNSLPIQTSDAIDGSNRARERWGGSGFYHVALASSPANTIAGQIDLVSTVPPNDLDVGTVAIEFVLSESARNAGRFPSSLAGQIQMLQEFFGTGSASSRLFLPDVASIWWSETSRSKSVQLRDRSLISLFVVREGAELDACVRMTKQWGLRAAVYGIKSLRDHLGTLAESKATLILTSESEEDYLWYGRDVVASFDQGVPLLFAGETGRDALRAAAECVRAGVREEYVLQQLIDGPAALFQIDRPQIQVGEDADFVVWTGGLLSGHAPRPRCIVRGSLLSVEKEESAPYWTEGAQQ; encoded by the coding sequence GTGTCCGCTTCGTATCGCGACTCGATTCGCTTCCTTCGCTCTTTTGCATTGGAACAGGAACTCGATCGCGTTGCTCCTCTCCGCGGATCACCACGTGTCTATCGGCATGGAGCGGTCTATGTACTGCTTCCTGCGTGTTCGTTTCTTTTTAGGCAAACGGTCTGCATTATGCGAGCCTCCATCAGGAGATCGTTTCACGTGATGGGGTGGCTCTGTCTCCTTTTTCTCGTGACAACCCTATCTTCGAATACGTGCATCTCGTGGGTGCGCACCGCGTCGATCGCTGGGGAGCCTGCGGACATCAAGGTGGCTGTGGTGAACGCAACGATCCTGACCATGGCCGATCAGGGAACGGTGCCGAATGGGACCTTAGTGGTGAGAGGTTCGAAAATTGAAGCGGTCGGTGGTCCCGATTTGCCCATTCCTGAAGGGTACCAACGGATCGACGCTGCAGGTGCCTATCTAACACCGGGCTTGATCGATTTGCGAAGCAGTCTTTGGTTGGATGCATCGGACCTGGAAGCTTCGGGAAACGATGGCTCGCTTTCCATTCGAGATGCTATCGATCCGGTCGATGAAAATTGGCGAGAGATCCTTTCGACGGGTGTGACGGCTGTCTATATCCAACCATCGTCGCGAGGGGCAATCGGAGGTCGCGGCATTCTTCTTTCATCCTGGCCAGACGCTTCGGCAAGTCCGAAAATTCTCTCGGATGCAGCGGGATTGCAGATGTCGATGGGAACGTCCCGTTCTAACCGAGAAAGATTGCAACGGACCAATTCCCTCAAAGCATGGTTGCAGGGATTGGTAGATTACAAAAAGAAGTGGGACGAATACGAATCCCAACTGAAGAAATTGGAATCGAAAAAGTCAGAAACGGAAACAAAAGAAACAGGCGAAAAAAAGCAGCCAGCGAAAGATTCCGGAAAAGAGCCTTCCAAGGAGTCGAGCGATGCTGCAAAGACACAGGAAAAAGCAGGGGAAAAGCCACCTGAAAAACCGGTGAAGGATTCGATCAAAGAACAGTTTTTGCCCCTGCTCGCCGGCAAAATCCCGGTCCGTCTGGAAGTCCACAACATCAACGATCTTCGGTTTGCCCAGGAATTGATGAAAGGGTTTCCCGATGTGCAGTGGGTCCTGGAATCGCTCGACGAACTCGGACGTTCGACACACGAACTGACCAAGACATCGACGCCAATTGTCCTCCAGCCGATATCGGACGCATGGTTCCCCGGGGATGCTTCCGTATTGCAGGCGACGTCCAACTATCCAGAACTGCTTAGGAAGCATAAAGGGGTTATCGGCATCGGAACGTTCTCCGGTGCAGCGCGCGGTTCGAAATCTTTGCGGACCGTCGCGGCGTCCGCAGTCGCCGCAGGTATGCCCCTCGATCGGGCGTTGCAAGCCATTACATCGGTACCGGCCAAGTTGACACAAGTGGAACAACAGCTGGGAACCTTGTCGCCAGGCAAGGACGCGACATTCGTTCTCTTTGGCGGTCATCCTCTGGATTTAACATCCCCCGTGCTACGCGTCTTCACCGAGGGTATCGATCGCACCCAGGAACTAGAACTGAACTCGAAACGGCCGGTCTCGGGTGATACTTCGGCGAAATCCCACAACGGAACGGAAGCAAAGCCGATGACACTTCCCGATCGATTGCCAGAATCCTACGAAGTGATTTCCAGACGCGTGTGGGTGGACGGGCAATTCATCCACGCTGTGATTCAAGTTCGGGACGGGAAAATTGCTTCGGTTCAGAAAGTGGATTCGGACGTAACAGAGTTAAAGAGCGGGATTGCCCGGTTCGATGTAAACGATCTTCCTATCACACCTGGTTTGATTTCCCCTTTTGCGACGCTAGGCATTGCGAACAATGCGATTGCAGGGGCGGAATCCAATTCGCTTCCCATACAAACGAGTGATGCAATCGATGGCTCGAATCGGGCGAGAGAACGATGGGGAGGGAGTGGTTTCTATCATGTGGCGTTGGCCTCCTCTCCTGCTAATACCATAGCAGGACAGATCGATCTGGTTTCTACCGTCCCCCCAAACGATTTAGACGTCGGCACTGTTGCGATCGAGTTCGTGCTGAGTGAATCGGCGCGCAACGCAGGTCGATTTCCTTCCAGCCTGGCTGGCCAGATCCAAATGCTTCAGGAATTCTTCGGTACCGGTTCCGCAAGCTCTCGTCTGTTTCTTCCAGACGTAGCTTCGATTTGGTGGAGCGAAACCAGTCGGAGCAAGTCCGTACAACTGCGGGATCGATCGCTTATTTCCCTTTTCGTGGTGCGCGAGGGTGCCGAATTGGATGCTTGCGTCCGGATGACCAAGCAGTGGGGGCTGCGAGCGGCCGTTTACGGTATCAAATCGCTGCGTGATCATTTGGGGACGCTCGCCGAATCGAAAGCGACACTCATTCTCACCTCGGAAAGCGAGGAGGACTACCTTTGGTATGGACGCGATGTGGTCGCAAGTTTCGACCAGGGGGTTCCACTCCTCTTTGCAGGCGAGACAGGGCGAGACGCCTTGCGTGCTGCCGCGGAATGTGTTCGGGCAGGGGTTCGCGAGGAGTATGTATTGCAGCAGCTCATCGATGGCCCTGCGGCATTGTTCCAAATCGATCGTCCACAAATTCAGGTTGGAGAGGATGCGGATTTCGTGGTCTGGACGGGCGGTTTGTTATCGGGGCACGCTCCTCGGCCTCGTTGCATCGTTCGCGGTTCGCTGCTCTCCGTCGAGAAAGAGGAGTCCGCTCCTTATTGGACGGAAGGAGCGCAGCAATGA
- a CDS encoding amidohydrolase family protein has protein sequence MIRKQEMSRKILSAGFAFPSTFFDRKLGMLREISGIKLATIAACLVSNPCIGVDACANGPSDGGNAVLVQAEHVITGDGEMLEPGAILIRNGKIEAIGKEVVAEGAKIVQAKWVMPGLVNAASDLGLAGGTSEVSAEVTPDFDTSSTMDWGSRSFSRAVDEGITTSHVIPGSQSVFAGVSCMVKTAGNVDNSNAPYLMKKDCGLTIALCTDPTGRNQSRGRPDTVFMRQPTNRMGVVWILRSSFQKAIESKTTDDLDERKMTILRKALDQSLPLYSVSRTEVDIQSCFTLQNEFGVRPIIVGGDEAYRLIDTIVERKPEIVFTGLATSSRVGGLRGEEGTARRWNVLGQLDAAGATYCLAGDQLLEQARFAHRFGLSRDAALRSITLSPASILKIDSSVGSLRQGKAADLLALDSDPLEFRTAVQWVMVDGKVLSQP, from the coding sequence ATGATTCGAAAGCAAGAGATGAGTCGAAAGATTTTGTCCGCGGGTTTTGCTTTTCCATCCACCTTCTTCGATCGAAAGCTCGGAATGTTGAGAGAGATTTCTGGGATCAAGCTCGCGACAATAGCGGCATGTTTGGTCTCCAATCCGTGCATAGGGGTGGACGCATGTGCGAACGGTCCGTCGGACGGCGGCAACGCGGTCTTGGTCCAAGCAGAACATGTGATCACCGGCGACGGTGAAATGCTCGAACCGGGAGCAATATTGATTCGAAATGGCAAGATCGAGGCGATTGGCAAAGAAGTCGTCGCGGAGGGAGCCAAGATCGTTCAAGCAAAATGGGTTATGCCTGGATTGGTGAACGCCGCTTCCGATCTGGGGCTCGCGGGTGGAACATCCGAAGTTTCCGCGGAAGTAACGCCTGACTTCGACACCTCTTCGACGATGGACTGGGGATCCCGATCCTTTTCCCGTGCGGTCGATGAAGGGATTACGACGTCGCATGTGATTCCCGGGTCGCAGTCGGTTTTCGCCGGCGTCAGCTGTATGGTGAAGACGGCGGGAAACGTTGATAACTCCAATGCTCCTTACCTGATGAAGAAGGACTGCGGGCTGACCATTGCATTGTGTACCGATCCGACAGGTCGCAACCAATCGCGGGGACGCCCCGACACGGTATTCATGCGGCAGCCCACCAATCGAATGGGGGTGGTTTGGATTCTCCGGAGTTCGTTCCAAAAGGCGATCGAGTCGAAGACCACTGACGACCTGGATGAGAGGAAAATGACGATCCTTCGCAAAGCTCTGGATCAGTCGTTGCCTCTCTATTCTGTAAGCCGCACCGAAGTCGACATTCAAAGTTGTTTCACTTTGCAAAACGAATTTGGGGTTCGGCCCATCATCGTAGGTGGAGACGAAGCGTATAGACTGATCGATACCATTGTGGAAAGGAAGCCAGAGATCGTCTTCACCGGCCTCGCCACGTCGTCACGTGTTGGAGGTCTACGCGGAGAGGAAGGTACCGCCCGAAGATGGAATGTGCTCGGGCAACTCGATGCAGCTGGCGCTACCTACTGCTTGGCCGGCGATCAATTGCTCGAGCAAGCAAGATTTGCGCATCGATTTGGACTGAGTCGCGACGCGGCGCTCCGCAGCATCACGCTCAGCCCCGCGTCTATCTTGAAGATCGACTCGAGCGTCGGGTCGCTTCGGCAAGGCAAGGCGGCCGACTTGCTCGCCCTGGACTCGGATCCACTCGAGTTCCGAACGGCAGTCCAGTGGGTGATGGTCGATGGCAAAGTGCTATCTCAACCTTAG